The stretch of DNA GCGTCTGCACAGCCTTGTCGAAGCTGACCGGGTTGCCGATCTGGATGGCCGAGGCGAGCGTCGGGCGGGCGTGGATCGGCTCCAGCGGCGCGAACCCGTGCACATACGACTGGAACAGCGGGTTGGCGCGCTCGGCCTGGGCCACGGCGATGCGCGGCAGCTTCTGGATCACGCCAAGCTCGTGCATCATCAGGAAGCCGGCCCCGAGCGCCGCCGTGTTCCCGAGATTGCCGCCGGGGATGATGACCCAGTCCGGCACGCCCCAGTCGAACTGCTGGACCGTCTCGATGCTGACCGTCTTCTGGCCCTCGACGCGCAGCGAGTTCATCGAGTTGGCGAGATAGATGCCTGGCTCCTTCGCCAGCCGCTTGACCATCTCCATGCAGCCGTCAAAATCGGTGTCCAGGGAGAGGACCAGCGCGTTGTTGGCGATGGGCTGGATCAACTGGGGGACGCTGATCTTGTCGCGGGGCAGGATCACGACGGCGGGGATGCCGGCCACGGCGCAGTAGGCACCCAGCGCCGCCGAGGTGTCGCCGGTCGAGGCGCAGGCGACGGCCTTGATCGGCATGCCCTGCGAGATCATCTGCTTGACCGTCGAGACGAGGACCGTCATCCCGAGGTCTTTGAACGATCCGGTGTGGCTGTTGCCACACATCTTGACCCACAGGTCGGTGAGGCCAAGCTGCGAGCCGTAGCGCTCGGCCCAGAACAGGTTGGTGCCGCCCTCGTCCAGCGAGACGACGTTGTCGTCCGAGACGTGCGGCGCGACCCACTCCTTTTTGCCCCAGACGCCGCTGCCGTACGGCCAGGTAGTCCGCTTGTAGCGGGCGTCGAAGAGGCGGGTCCAGGCGGCAGCGCTCTGCCGCTTCAACTGGCCGATGTCGTGGGTAACCTCCAGCAGCGCCCCGCACTGGGGGCACTCGTAGACGATATCGGTGAGCGGCAGCTCGCCGGGACACCCCTTGATGCACTGGAACCATGCTCGCGGCTGCACGCTTGCTCCTGACGATGGGTTTCGGGTTCTTGGTTTCGGGTTTCAGGGGAAAGCGTACCTGACGCACGCCCCCCGAAACCCGAAACCTGGCACCCAGACCAGGGCGATTGCATGTTGATGTCGTCGTGCCGCCGCGTCGGGGCTTGAAAGCCCCGCCTACGATCCTGCAGTCGCTGCGCGACGCTCCAGTCTCACCGGACGACGGCTGTTCCCGGTCTCCGTCGCGCAGCGACGGTGTGACTGTAGGC from Chloroflexota bacterium encodes:
- the thrC gene encoding threonine synthase; the protein is MQPRAWFQCIKGCPGELPLTDIVYECPQCGALLEVTHDIGQLKRQSAAAWTRLFDARYKRTTWPYGSGVWGKKEWVAPHVSDDNVVSLDEGGTNLFWAERYGSQLGLTDLWVKMCGNSHTGSFKDLGMTVLVSTVKQMISQGMPIKAVACASTGDTSAALGAYCAVAGIPAVVILPRDKISVPQLIQPIANNALVLSLDTDFDGCMEMVKRLAKEPGIYLANSMNSLRVEGQKTVSIETVQQFDWGVPDWVIIPGGNLGNTAALGAGFLMMHELGVIQKLPRIAVAQAERANPLFQSYVHGFAPLEPIHARPTLASAIQIGNPVSFDKAVQTLKRFDGVVGQATEDELSQAAARADRTGMFTDPHTGVALAVLEKLVAGGEIAKSDRVVVVSTASGLKFPDFKVGYHQGTMEGIAPALANTPVLLPAEYEAVKRAALEGVDAAHRA